The genomic stretch CCGACTCCATCAGCGCCATGCACAGCGATCAGCACAGCACCGTCAGCATCAGCGTCGATGCGCAGGGCCTGAAATGCGATCAGGACACCGCGATCGAGCTCGGCATCATCGTGTGCGAGCTGGTCACCAATGCCTACCTGCATGCCTTCCCGCACGCCACGGGCGGCCATATCGAGCTAACGGTGTCGCGCGTGGAGGGCGACCTGCACCGCCTGGTGGTGACCAACAATGGCGTGCCCCCGCAACGCGGACTGCGCATCGGACAGGGCAAGCTCGGGCTCGAGATCGTGGAGGCGCTGGCGGAGCAGCTCGATGGCAGCCTGCACATGCGCACCGACGGCCAGGCCGCCTTCGAAGTGCTCTTCCGGATGCGGAAGCGCAAAGCTTCATCGGACTCCGACGAGCCCGAGAGCGACTAGCAGGCCACCGCTCGCGCGCAGCAGGCCCAGCTCGGCCACCTTCGCATCGAATCCTGCCACCACCGCCTGCCGCTCGGCGTTCGCAAGATCGAGCTGCGCCTGCCGGAATTGCAATCCGGTGATCTGGCCGGCCTGGAACAGTTCGCGGGTGCGGTCGAAGTTGAGGCGGGCCGTGGAGACCGCTTCGCCCTGTATCCGCAGCACCTCGCGCTGGCTGCTCCAAGCGGTGAACGCGTTGCGCACATCGCGCTCCACCTGAACGCGGGCCTGCTGCTCGGCGATCGCCGCATTCTCGGCGCGCAGCCGCGCCTGCTCCGCCTGCGTGCCCACGCGCCCGCCATCGTAGAGGGGCACGCTCAGCGTGAGGCCCGCGTTCAATCCCTGCGTGTAGGTGCCGAGCACCAGGCCGACACCGTTGCGCTGGTCGTTCACGCCGTAGTTCGCGCTCAGGTCCAGGCGCGGCCAACGGAGCGACCGCGCGATCCGCTGATCCACTTCCGCCGCGCGCACCTGTGCCGTTGCCGAGGCCAGCTGCACATTGCCGTGCATGGCTTCCTGCACCAGTTGCTCCTCCGAAAGCGGTCCGGTAAAAGCGATCCGGCGCGACACCAGCAGGGCCGCATCAGGCCCCGATCCGAGCAGCACGTTCAGGTCGCGCGCAGTGCGATCGCGCCGCTGCCGCGCCAGGATGTGCGCGGCGCTGTCGGCTTGCAGATCGACCTGTGCATTCAGGAGGTCGAGCCTGCCCGTGGCGCCCAGCTCCGCCCTGCCCTTCAGTCGGGTGAACCGATCGTTCGAGATGGCGAGCAGGCGCTCAGTGATGGCCACGTCCTCCTCCAGCGATGCCACGGCGTAATAGAGGGCGATCACTTGCGTGAGCGTGCCTTCCACCTGCGCC from Flavobacteriales bacterium encodes the following:
- a CDS encoding TolC family protein, which gives rise to MRIRSIIISSLVCCAASAVLAQDTLSLDRAIQLALANEHGIRIARNEAAIAEAAATAGNAGLLPRVDAGARGNYSNQDTRLDFTEGIPDVERNGVVNTTLGGQLGLTYTLFNGMGNFAALERSQWSAQAAELRARAQVEGTLTQVIALYYAVASLEEDVAITERLLAISNDRFTRLKGRAELGATGRLDLLNAQVDLQADSAAHILARQRRDRTARDLNVLLGSGPDAALLVSRRIAFTGPLSEEQLVQEAMHGNVQLASATAQVRAAEVDQRIARSLRWPRLDLSANYGVNDQRNGVGLVLGTYTQGLNAGLTLSVPLYDGGRVGTQAEQARLRAENAAIAEQQARVQVERDVRNAFTAWSSQREVLRIQGEAVSTARLNFDRTRELFQAGQITGLQFRQAQLDLANAERQAVVAGFDAKVAELGLLRASGGLLVALGLVGVR